In a single window of the Anaerocolumna cellulosilytica genome:
- a CDS encoding DnaJ domain-containing protein has product MLDPYKVLGVSQSASNDEIKKAYRKLSRMYHPDANVNNPSKDKAEEKFKEIQQAYDQIIRERENGGSGYGSQGTYGTGSKGDNPFGYGPFGYGSYGGGYRQNHSSEPLELQAAMNYIRSGYYREALNALSNVADKSARWYYYSAIANAGLGNNINALNDAKQAVAMEPRNTEYQLFLSRLNSGGQWYSTMGTGYGREPGGSVDSCSKLCWLFMFCNCCCMRPC; this is encoded by the coding sequence ATGTTAGACCCATATAAGGTTTTAGGTGTATCGCAGAGTGCATCAAACGATGAGATTAAGAAAGCATACCGAAAGTTAAGCCGTATGTATCATCCGGATGCCAATGTGAATAATCCAAGCAAAGATAAGGCGGAAGAAAAATTTAAAGAGATACAGCAGGCCTATGACCAAATTATAAGGGAAAGAGAAAATGGCGGTTCAGGTTATGGTTCCCAGGGAACTTATGGTACCGGTAGTAAAGGGGATAACCCTTTTGGATATGGTCCCTTTGGTTATGGTTCTTATGGAGGGGGATATCGTCAGAATCATTCCAGTGAACCTCTTGAATTGCAGGCTGCCATGAATTATATTAGATCCGGGTATTATAGGGAGGCCTTAAATGCCCTATCAAATGTGGCGGATAAGTCAGCAAGATGGTATTACTATAGTGCTATAGCCAATGCCGGTCTTGGTAATAATATCAATGCTTTAAATGATGCAAAACAGGCTGTTGCTATGGAGCCTAGAAATACAGAATATCAGTTGTTCTTATCAAGGCTAAATTCCGGCGGGCAATGGTACAGTACTATGGGAACGGGGTACGGAAGAGAACCGGGTGGTTCAGTGGACTCCTGCTCAAAATTATGCTGGCTGTTCATGTTTTGCAACTGCTGCTGCATGAGGCCATGTTAG
- a CDS encoding DUF5685 family protein, with product MFGYITIHKPELKMKDYNKYRAYYCGLCRQLKMQHGFKGQFTLSYDMTFLMILLTGLYEPEEVTETFRCPAHPGTKEQRILNIFGKYCADMNLLLTYFNLLDNWKDEKKLVSLTGARLLAGQVKKIKKEYPRQTKAVVTYLKKLEQCETTVESNLDMAAGYTGEMLGELFVFKEDEWADTLRKIGFFLGKFIYLMDAYEDMEKDDKKKSYNPLLLYLNQKKKDNYTMDAEEELESDMQRILKLMMAECSGAFERLPILYNAEILRNILYAGVWTKFDIVHSKRGKQEKNNVRPI from the coding sequence ATGTTTGGTTATATTACCATTCACAAACCGGAACTAAAAATGAAGGATTATAATAAATACAGAGCTTATTATTGTGGCTTATGCAGACAGTTGAAGATGCAGCATGGTTTCAAAGGACAATTTACATTAAGCTATGACATGACTTTTTTAATGATACTTTTAACCGGATTATATGAACCGGAAGAAGTTACGGAAACTTTTCGCTGTCCGGCTCATCCGGGGACGAAGGAACAGCGGATATTAAATATTTTCGGTAAATATTGTGCGGATATGAACCTTCTGCTTACTTATTTTAATTTGTTGGACAACTGGAAAGATGAAAAAAAGCTTGTTAGTCTGACCGGTGCCAGGCTTTTAGCAGGGCAGGTAAAAAAGATAAAAAAGGAATATCCCAGGCAAACAAAAGCAGTTGTAACTTATCTGAAAAAATTAGAGCAATGTGAAACAACGGTCGAGAGTAACCTTGACATGGCAGCGGGTTATACGGGTGAAATGCTGGGAGAGCTCTTTGTCTTTAAAGAAGATGAGTGGGCGGATACCTTAAGAAAGATAGGATTTTTCTTAGGTAAATTCATCTATTTAATGGATGCTTATGAAGATATGGAAAAGGATGATAAAAAGAAAAGTTATAATCCACTTCTACTGTATCTGAATCAGAAAAAGAAAGACAATTATACGATGGATGCAGAGGAAGAACTAGAGTCAGATATGCAACGTATTTTAAAACTTATGATGGCGGAATGCTCAGGAGCCTTTGAAAGGCTGCCTATTTTATATAATGCAGAAATTCTACGCAATATTTTATATGCCGGGGTATGGACTAAGTTCGATATAGTTCATTCAAAAAGAGGAAAGCAGGAGAAAAATAATGTTAGACCCATATAA
- a CDS encoding phospholipase D-like domain-containing protein encodes MKKKIKIIVVLFLLYVLVGALLPFTFHPEVSQEIKDEYNREDYYGSNAEGYYRAAVIESNKEALDIRLQMFDKARERIIFSTFDIRAGKSTTDIFSALLAAADRGVKVEILVDGLFGGVHMGTNSIFYAAGSHPNIEIRFYNIPNVLKPWTMNGRLHDKYILVDDSLLLLGGRNTFDYFLGDTVKGGSYDREVLVTEESTRRQEAGVMQEMLLYFEEVWNSKYCKTAYNSTPFWKGDITPVKEELAIHYQNLKAEQQELSEAETDFTARTVPIQNATLISNPSHILSKEPVVWFQLMELIKGAEQGAYIQTPYAVFSKAMYRDLEQAVKAQGNIIMQINAPAAGDNFVASADYLFNKKKLYKTGVKVYEFQGNHSSHGKSMLIDNDLSVIGSFNLDMRSAYIDTEVALVIHGEAFNRLLKEEINKLHESSIAVDSNGTYEVNSQVKPAVMPLYKKLLLKLSSILFQLFRFLI; translated from the coding sequence ATGAAAAAGAAGATTAAGATAATAGTAGTACTTTTTTTATTATATGTCCTAGTTGGGGCCCTTTTGCCATTTACCTTTCATCCGGAAGTTAGTCAGGAGATAAAGGATGAATATAACAGAGAAGATTATTATGGCAGTAATGCGGAGGGCTACTATAGGGCAGCAGTAATAGAAAGCAACAAAGAGGCTTTGGATATAAGGCTGCAAATGTTTGATAAGGCTAGGGAACGGATTATATTTTCCACCTTTGATATACGTGCAGGCAAGAGTACTACAGATATATTTTCTGCACTGTTAGCTGCAGCAGACAGAGGCGTTAAGGTAGAAATATTAGTGGATGGCCTTTTCGGGGGAGTACACATGGGAACAAATTCCATATTTTATGCAGCAGGCAGCCATCCTAACATTGAAATTCGCTTTTATAATATACCGAATGTCTTAAAACCCTGGACAATGAACGGAAGGTTGCATGACAAGTACATTCTGGTGGATGATTCCCTCCTGTTACTTGGCGGCAGGAACACCTTTGATTACTTTTTGGGGGATACGGTAAAAGGCGGAAGCTATGACAGGGAAGTACTGGTTACAGAGGAATCAACAAGACGGCAGGAGGCTGGTGTAATGCAGGAAATGCTTCTATATTTTGAGGAAGTATGGAATTCAAAATACTGCAAAACGGCATATAATTCCACTCCTTTTTGGAAAGGGGATATCACACCTGTCAAGGAAGAACTGGCAATACATTATCAAAACCTAAAGGCAGAACAACAAGAATTATCAGAAGCAGAGACTGATTTTACAGCAAGGACAGTACCTATACAAAACGCAACTTTAATTTCGAATCCCTCCCACATATTGTCTAAGGAGCCGGTAGTATGGTTCCAGCTGATGGAGCTTATAAAAGGTGCTGAACAGGGAGCCTATATACAGACACCCTATGCAGTGTTCAGTAAAGCTATGTACCGGGATTTGGAACAGGCGGTCAAGGCACAGGGTAATATAATCATGCAGATTAATGCTCCGGCAGCGGGAGATAACTTTGTGGCTTCTGCCGATTACTTATTTAATAAAAAGAAATTATATAAAACAGGGGTTAAGGTGTATGAGTTTCAGGGGAATCATTCCTCCCATGGTAAATCCATGTTGATTGACAATGATTTATCTGTGATAGGTTCCTTTAATCTGGATATGCGAAGTGCTTATATTGATACAGAAGTAGCGCTGGTTATCCATGGAGAGGCATTTAATAGGCTTCTTAAGGAGGAGATAAACAAGCTTCATGAAAGTTCGATAGCAGTGGATAGTAATGGTACGTATGAGGTGAATTCTCAGGTAAAGCCGGCTGTAATGCCCCTTTACAAAAAACTGTTATTAAAATTAAGCTCCATACTGTTTCAATTATTCCGGTTTTTAATTTAG
- the abc-f gene encoding ribosomal protection-like ABC-F family protein — translation MIELGINNLKKYYGASKIFENISFELKTGERLGLIGQNGCGKTTLMKVLMGAEDYQEGEINIRKGAKMGYLNQVPVYDNDVKVIDVIRMAFDQVYELRYKMSTLEKQLESLQGAALTKALNDYSNYMQQYELEGGYELETKIGKITEGLKIIEAMKEMYFNQLSGGEKTRVILAKILLEEPQILLLDEPTNHLDLGAIAWLEEFLKEYKGSVIIISHDRYFLDSVVDKIVELSLSKASIYTGNYSYYVMEKERRVLEEYRNYLNQQKKIEQMENQIKRYRIWGEMRDSEKMFKRAKELERRLEKVDVLDKPVLDSRKVKFSAEMKNRSGKIVLKAENISKAFEEKKLFNDINFTLFYQDSACILGSNGCGKTTFLKIALGELLPDTGVIKLGAQVKIGYLPQQIQYLDEEQTILEYFAGLHNITYEAARGQLARVLFFKDDVNKKIKYLSGGEKSRLKLCSLTFEKVNFMILDEPTNHLDIDSREVLEEMLLEYEGTLLFVSHDRYFINKVADRMIEIKEQAMKIYQGDYNYYLEESLKEERENPKKEGVNGTQKGEKNCINKNVVIKQEQHKDENSKKKKRNEKKLELIEQAIVDLEVKLKDLEEVMEVHNSEAEYLKELFFEKERFKQELEKAYQQWEEIF, via the coding sequence ATGATAGAACTAGGAATAAATAATTTAAAGAAGTATTATGGAGCCAGCAAAATATTTGAAAATATCAGTTTTGAGTTAAAAACAGGAGAGAGACTTGGGTTAATCGGTCAGAATGGCTGCGGTAAAACCACCCTGATGAAAGTACTTATGGGTGCGGAAGACTATCAGGAAGGGGAAATAAATATACGAAAAGGAGCCAAAATGGGTTATCTAAATCAGGTACCTGTTTATGATAACGATGTTAAAGTAATAGACGTAATCCGTATGGCTTTTGATCAGGTATATGAGTTAAGGTATAAAATGAGTACACTGGAAAAACAATTAGAAAGTTTACAGGGAGCTGCTCTTACTAAAGCGCTTAATGACTACAGTAATTACATGCAGCAATATGAACTAGAAGGTGGATATGAGCTGGAAACAAAGATTGGTAAGATTACGGAAGGCCTTAAAATTATAGAAGCTATGAAGGAAATGTATTTCAACCAGTTAAGTGGCGGGGAAAAAACAAGAGTAATTCTTGCCAAAATATTATTAGAGGAGCCTCAGATATTATTACTGGATGAACCCACGAATCATTTGGACTTAGGGGCCATAGCATGGCTGGAAGAATTTTTGAAGGAATATAAAGGTTCTGTAATCATCATATCTCATGACAGGTATTTTTTAGACAGTGTAGTGGATAAAATCGTTGAGCTTAGTCTCTCTAAAGCAAGTATTTATACAGGGAATTACAGCTATTACGTAATGGAAAAGGAACGCAGAGTATTAGAAGAGTACCGGAATTATCTGAATCAGCAAAAGAAGATTGAGCAGATGGAAAACCAGATAAAACGATACCGTATATGGGGGGAAATGCGTGACAGTGAAAAGATGTTTAAAAGGGCGAAGGAATTGGAAAGACGTCTTGAAAAGGTGGATGTACTAGATAAACCGGTTTTAGATTCCAGAAAAGTAAAATTCTCGGCAGAAATGAAGAACCGTTCCGGCAAGATTGTTCTGAAAGCAGAGAATATAAGCAAAGCTTTTGAGGAGAAAAAACTTTTTAATGACATTAATTTTACACTGTTTTATCAGGACAGTGCTTGTATACTGGGAAGCAATGGTTGCGGGAAAACCACCTTTTTAAAGATTGCCTTGGGAGAACTGCTCCCTGATACAGGCGTTATAAAGTTAGGTGCCCAGGTTAAAATCGGATATCTGCCTCAGCAAATACAATATCTAGATGAGGAACAGACTATATTAGAATATTTTGCAGGGCTGCATAATATTACTTACGAAGCAGCCAGAGGGCAGCTAGCAAGAGTATTGTTTTTTAAAGATGATGTTAATAAAAAAATAAAATATCTGTCCGGTGGTGAAAAAAGCAGATTAAAGCTATGTTCTCTAACCTTTGAGAAAGTTAATTTTATGATATTGGATGAGCCAACGAATCATCTGGACATTGATTCCAGAGAAGTTCTTGAAGAAATGCTTTTAGAGTATGAAGGTACCTTATTGTTTGTTTCCCATGACCGTTACTTTATCAATAAGGTAGCGGACAGGATGATTGAAATAAAAGAGCAGGCAATGAAAATATATCAAGGAGATTATAACTATTATCTGGAGGAAAGTCTAAAGGAAGAAAGAGAGAATCCTAAAAAAGAAGGGGTAAATGGAACGCAAAAAGGAGAGAAGAATTGTATAAATAAAAACGTAGTAATTAAACAGGAACAACACAAAGATGAAAATAGTAAAAAAAAGAAAAGAAATGAAAAAAAGCTAGAATTAATAGAACAGGCAATAGTTGATTTAGAAGTTAAACTAAAAGATTTGGAGGAAGTCATGGAAGTGCACAACTCTGAGGCAGAGTACTTAAAAGAGTTATTTTTTGAAAAGGAACGATTTAAGCAGGAATTGGAAAAAGCTTATCAACAGTGGGAAGAGATATTTTAA